TGCGCCAGCGCCTATTCGACAACAACGCTGGTGACGTGTTCCGCTTCGCGGTAGATGGCTTTCACGGCACTTGGTTTGCGCACATCGTGGCTATGGAAATGCGGTTCAAAAGCTCCTTAGGACAAGCGTATCTGCCTTGGTAGGGACGATTGGGTCGCCGGCTCCCGCAAAAGACAAGAAGCCCTCCCCCGGCGAACCGGAGCAGGCCATTGCCTATAATCCGCCGCATCAACGTGCGAGCGTTAGCCAATCGCCGATCGTCGTCCCCAAACGTCGCACGGACCGTGTGGCGGGGATGGCGGGGCGCTCAGTTGCTATGGTCTTTCTGACTTCACGCGGGCTGAGCCCGAATTCATGGCTGAAGGCGCGCGTGAAATTGGCTGCAACGTCGAAGCCGGCGGCCTCGGCAATCTCCGAGATCGGCCTGGTGTCGGTCGGGTTGGTAAGATCCGCATAGGCCTGCAGCAATCGACGTTTGCGAATGTAGTTGAAGACGCCCCCGCTCGTTTCGAACAATTGGTAGAGCCGCGTCCGCGAAATACCAAGCGCACGGCACATGGCCTCGGGCGTCAAGCTCTCTGAATGAAGATTGAGGTGAATATAGCGATGCGCCCGCTCCATCAGCCCCATATTGGTCTGTTCCTGACCGCGATCCAAATTCGCGGACGATGCAGCGCATGCAACGACCATATCGCCGATCGTCCGGATGATCCGCGGCACCTCCCCCACCGTCAAATTGCTGAGGTTCGCTTCCAGGCCGTCGATATAGCTGACGAGCAATTCGGCGAGGCTGCCGGAGAGGGCGATGTTGTGGGCGTTCTGCAGAAGAGGCGCATCATGGGTCAGCAGTTCATAGGGCAGGAAGACGAGCACCGCGGCTGAATCGGTCATCCGCCCACGGTACGGATAACCAAGAGACCTGAAAAATATCTCACCCGGGCCGGTCTCCGTTACATGGCGATTGGCCTCGGTCCAGGCCCGGCCGCTGCGAAGTACGCCGACCTTCCAGTGATCGATCGGGCTCGATCGCAGCATGGCCTGATCGCGAATATAGCTGCATGCCTGCGCATGCTGCTGGACGATGAGGATATCGCCGAGCTGCCAGCCGGTCTGTTCCGCGAGAAAACCGTCGTCCTCTGATTTTCCATCCGGCAGATGAACATCGACAAGCGGCGCCATGTGTGATCGCCAGGACTGGAATTGTTCTTTCGGCGGCAGGTCTTGCGTCGAGAATCGCAACGGCACCAGTGCCGGCGGAACGTCCCCCCGATGTTCTTTCTGCGGGGACGGTTCGCGCGGCCAGCGCCGCCGCTCCAAATGGGCCGGCCACTCCCGTCCACCAGCGGGGTCATCTCCAGACTCCGTAACCATCCAATTCCTCCAGCGCATAAGCCGATCCGGGCTGTTGAAACTGAAGCAAGCAATCGTTTTCGCGGCTGAAACGTCCGCGCAACCCATCCGATGGAACCGAATCGACTGAAGCTCTACGTGCATAAGCTACTTATCATATTCCTATGCGAGCAGAAATGGACGGACCGATAATTTTCGGGATGCGGCGATAACGACAATTGCGTCCTGTTCCTGTATCTAAATGAGCAAGGGTTGGTTCCAAGGACATTCGGAAAGCCCGAATACTCACTTGCCAGTGCAATGCAGTTTCAAAGCACTCCCAACGTGAAGCGACACCAATTCACAACAAAATATTCAAGCAGAGGAGGATAGGTCGTGAACTATCGGGGCAATATTCGTGCGCGCTTTGCGCGAGCATCGGGTTTCCTCTGCTCACCTTCGTGCGAGACGCTCCTGAGGCCGGACATCGGCAAGTAAGGACGCGAAGGGGTTGCGCGCAGGCCGAGGCCGCCTGTGTCGATGCGTAATGAGGCCGAGGCCTGCACGCAACCCTTACTATATCCACATCCACCCATTGGCGAATTTTGTGACGCTGCCCATGTCTGTGGCAGAACGGAGGCTACGATGACCACCGCATGTGAGGAAGAACATATCGAATTGAAGCCGATTTCGAACTGCAGACGAGAGGTCGAAGTCGCGATGGTGGAAATGCTCGTGAGTTTGCAGAAACGCGGATGGTCTGCTGCGGAATTGGCATTGGAGCTCGCAGACGCCTCCGAAGATCTCGTCATGCTGATCGCGACCAAAAAGCTTCGACCGCATTAACGCATGTCATCAGGAAGCGTGCGGCAGTGCCGGAATAACGACATGCATAAAAACAAAGAACTAATGCGCACCGCATATCAAGTTTCATGCGATGCGCATTAGAAAGAAGATCGCTTGGAATTATGCTGTTTCCGACTAGATGAGATGGCAGCGCTGTCAGCGCGGCGCAGTGATTTCCCGCTCCATCAGCACCCTGTCACGTCAGTCGTCGCGCCGCCGCAGATGGCTTGACCATGCCCCCAGCACCGCATCGATACGGTGCCAAGCCCCCGTCGGCGGCGTTTCCTCCACAGCCGAATTGTTTCTACCGCAGCGTTGCGGTCCTCTCTTGTCTACTAATTTTCGATGCGCTAAATTATGCAAGAATGAGTTGCATCCGTTTGTGCCGGCTCGATAGGGACGGATGGCTGCAGAAGCGATAACTTCGGATGCCAACATGATCTGGAACCATCGCATCACGCGCATCGTTGTCGGCCTGCTGCTGCTGACGCTCGTGACTGTCGTCTCATTGCCGACGATCACCGGCTTTACCAGCCTTGATGGCACGGTCAATGCGCGGTTTGCTGTCGTCAATGCGCCGATCGACGGCACGATTGCGGAAGAACCTCTCAAGGTCGGCAGCCCTGTTAAAGCGGGAGAATCCCTCGCTGAAATCAGAAATACGCGCGTCAATCACGCAATCCTCGCTTCGCTCGAGGCAGATCGCAATACGGCGCTCGACCGCGTCGCGGCGCTGA
The window above is part of the Rhizobium sp. BT03 genome. Proteins encoded here:
- a CDS encoding AraC family transcriptional regulator, which produces MVTESGDDPAGGREWPAHLERRRWPREPSPQKEHRGDVPPALVPLRFSTQDLPPKEQFQSWRSHMAPLVDVHLPDGKSEDDGFLAEQTGWQLGDILIVQQHAQACSYIRDQAMLRSSPIDHWKVGVLRSGRAWTEANRHVTETGPGEIFFRSLGYPYRGRMTDSAAVLVFLPYELLTHDAPLLQNAHNIALSGSLAELLVSYIDGLEANLSNLTVGEVPRIIRTIGDMVVACAASSANLDRGQEQTNMGLMERAHRYIHLNLHSESLTPEAMCRALGISRTRLYQLFETSGGVFNYIRKRRLLQAYADLTNPTDTRPISEIAEAAGFDVAANFTRAFSHEFGLSPREVRKTIATERPAIPATRSVRRLGTTIGDWLTLAR